One Acinetobacter sp. WCHA55 DNA window includes the following coding sequences:
- a CDS encoding IS481 family transposase, producing MLHTNNQIIKHKVGLLNLAEELQNVSKACKVMGVSRDTFYRYQELASTGNMDALINQSRRTPNLKNRVDEQTEQAVVDFAIQYPAYGQHRTSNELRQIGIFVSGSGVRSIWLRHNLENFKKRLKALEMKVAQEGIQLNDQQIAALERKHEDDVACGEIETHHPGYLGAQDTFYVGNLKGVGRIYQQTFIDTYSKVVHCKLYTTKTPITAADLLNDRVLPFYESQRLPMLRILTDRGTEYCGKVEHHDYELYLALNDIDHTKTKAASPQTNGICERFHKTVLQEFYQITFRKKLYSTLEELQADLDVWLKFYNTDRTHQGKVCNGRTPFATLLDGKRIWAEKNLAQI from the coding sequence ATGTTGCATACTAACAATCAAATCATCAAACACAAAGTCGGTCTGCTGAATTTAGCAGAAGAACTCCAGAACGTATCCAAAGCTTGTAAAGTCATGGGAGTATCTAGAGATACCTTCTATCGTTATCAAGAGCTTGCCAGTACAGGCAATATGGATGCGCTCATCAACCAGAGTCGCAGAACTCCAAATTTAAAAAACCGAGTGGATGAGCAAACTGAACAAGCTGTTGTTGATTTTGCAATCCAATATCCAGCTTATGGTCAGCATCGAACCAGTAATGAGCTACGTCAGATTGGCATCTTTGTATCTGGCAGCGGTGTGCGCTCTATCTGGCTTAGACACAATCTTGAGAACTTCAAAAAGCGATTGAAGGCACTTGAAATGAAAGTTGCTCAAGAAGGCATTCAATTGAATGATCAGCAGATTGCTGCATTAGAACGTAAACATGAAGATGATGTTGCTTGTGGTGAAATCGAAACACATCATCCAGGATATCTTGGAGCGCAAGATACTTTTTATGTCGGAAATCTAAAAGGTGTTGGTCGTATTTATCAGCAAACTTTTATTGATACGTATAGCAAAGTGGTTCACTGCAAGCTGTACACAACCAAGACACCAATCACAGCCGCAGATTTATTGAATGACCGCGTGTTACCATTCTATGAATCACAAAGATTGCCAATGCTTCGTATTTTGACCGACAGAGGCACCGAATATTGCGGTAAAGTTGAACATCACGATTATGAGCTTTATTTGGCTCTGAATGATATTGATCACACGAAAACTAAAGCGGCTTCCCCACAAACGAATGGGATCTGTGAGCGTTTCCATAAGACGGTCTTGCAGGAATTTTATCAAATAACCTTTAGGAAGAAGCTATATAGCACATTAGAGGAATTACAAGCTGATCTAGACGTTTGGCTGAAATTTTATAATACTGATAGAACCCATCAGGGTAAGGTGTGCAATGGCAGAACGCCATTTGCAACATTACTCGATGGAAAACGTATTTGGGCTGAAAAGAATTTAGCTCAAATTTAA
- a CDS encoding Mph(E) family macrolide 2'-phosphotransferase yields MTIQDIQSLAEAHGLLLTDKMNFNEMGIDFKVVFALDTKGQQWLLRIPRRDGMREQIKKEKRILELVKKHLSVEVPDWRISSTELVAYPILKDNPVLNLDAETYEIIWNMDKDSPKYITSLAKTLFEIHSIPEKEVRENDLKIMKPSDLRPEIANNLQLVKSEIGISEQLETRYRKWLDNDVLWADFTQFIHGDLYAGHVLASKDGAVSGVIDWSTAHIDDPAIDFAGHVTLFGEESLKTLIIEYEKLGGKVWNKLYEQTLERAAASPLMYGLFALETQNESLIVGAKAQLGVI; encoded by the coding sequence ATGACAATTCAAGATATTCAATCACTTGCTGAAGCACACGGCTTGTTGCTTACGGACAAAATGAATTTCAATGAAATGGGCATTGATTTTAAGGTCGTTTTTGCTCTTGATACAAAGGGGCAACAATGGTTGCTGCGTATTCCTCGTCGTGATGGCATGAGGGAACAAATCAAGAAAGAAAAACGCATTTTAGAATTGGTAAAAAAACATCTTTCTGTAGAGGTTCCTGATTGGAGAATTTCATCTACAGAATTAGTGGCTTATCCCATACTTAAAGATAATCCTGTTTTAAATTTGGATGCTGAAACCTATGAAATAATTTGGAATATGGACAAAGATAGCCCGAAATACATAACATCTTTGGCAAAAACCTTATTTGAAATCCATAGTATTCCTGAAAAAGAAGTTCGGGAAAATGATTTGAAAATTATGAAACCTTCAGATTTAAGACCTGAAATAGCAAACAATTTGCAGTTAGTAAAATCTGAAATTGGTATAAGTGAGCAATTGGAAACCCGCTACAGAAAATGGTTGGATAATGATGTTCTATGGGCAGATTTCACCCAATTTATACATGGCGATTTATATGCTGGGCATGTACTAGCTTCAAAGGATGGAGCTGTTTCAGGCGTTATTGATTGGTCAACAGCCCATATAGATGACCCAGCGATTGATTTTGCTGGGCATGTAACTTTGTTTGGAGAAGAAAGCCTCAAAACTCTAATCATCGAGTATGAAAAACTAGGGGGTAAAGTTTGGAATAAACTATATGAACAGACTTTAGAAAGAGCAGCGGCCTCTCCTTTGATGTATGGTTTATTTGCCTTAGAAACTCAAAATGAAAGCCTTATCGTTGGAGCAAAAGCTCAGTTGGGAGTTATATAA
- the msr(E) gene encoding ABC-F type ribosomal protection protein Msr(E), whose protein sequence is MSLIIKARNIRLDYAGRDVLDIDELEIHSYDRIGLVGDNGAGKSSLLKVLNGEIVLAEATLQRFGDFAHISQLGGIEIETVEDRAMLSRLGVSNVQNDTMSGGEETRAKIAAAFSQQVHGILADEPTSHLDLNGIDLLIGQLKAFDGALLVISHDRYFLDMVVDKIWELKDGKITEYWGGYSDYLRQKEEERQHQAVEYELMMKERERLESAVQEKRQQANRLDNKKKGEKSKNSTESAGRLGHAKMTGTKQRKLYQAAKSMEKRLAALEDIQAPEHLRSIRFRQSSALELHNKFPITADGLSLKFGSRTIFDDANFIIPLGAKVAITGSNGTGKTSLLKMISERADGLTISPKAEIGYFTQTGYKFNTHKSVLSFMQEECEYTVAEIRAVLASMGIGANDIQKNLSDLSGGEIIKLLLSKMLLGKYNILLMDEPGNYLDLKSIAALETMMKSYAGTIIFVSHDKQLVDNIADIIYEIKDHKIIKTFERDC, encoded by the coding sequence ATGAGTTTAATTATTAAAGCGAGAAACATACGCTTGGATTATGCTGGGCGTGATGTTTTGGATATTGATGAATTGGAAATTCACTCTTATGACCGTATTGGTCTTGTGGGTGATAACGGAGCAGGAAAGAGTAGTTTACTCAAAGTACTTAATGGCGAAATTGTTTTAGCCGAAGCGACATTACAGCGTTTTGGTGATTTTGCACATATCAGCCAACTGGGCGGAATCGAAATAGAAACGGTCGAAGACCGGGCAATGTTATCTCGCCTTGGTGTTTCCAATGTACAAAACGACACAATGAGTGGCGGAGAGGAAACTCGTGCAAAAATTGCTGCCGCATTTTCCCAACAAGTACATGGCATTCTAGCGGATGAACCAACCAGCCACCTTGATCTCAATGGAATAGATCTACTTATTGGTCAACTTAAAGCATTTGATGGAGCATTACTTGTTATCAGTCATGACCGATATTTTCTTGATATGGTTGTAGACAAGATATGGGAGTTAAAAGACGGTAAAATTACGGAATATTGGGGTGGTTACTCGGATTACTTGCGTCAAAAAGAAGAAGAGCGACAACACCAAGCCGTAGAATATGAGCTGATGATGAAGGAACGGGAGCGATTAGAATCTGCTGTGCAAGAAAAACGCCAGCAAGCTAATCGATTAGACAATAAGAAAAAAGGAGAAAAATCCAAAAACTCTACCGAAAGTGCTGGACGACTTGGGCATGCAAAAATGACTGGCACCAAGCAAAGAAAACTGTATCAGGCAGCTAAGAGTATGGAAAAGCGTTTGGCTGCATTAGAAGATATTCAAGCACCAGAGCATTTGCGTTCTATTCGTTTTCGTCAAAGTTCAGCCCTAGAACTGCACAATAAGTTCCCGATTACGGCAGATGGTCTGAGCTTAAAATTTGGTAGCCGTACTATCTTTGATGACGCTAACTTTATAATACCGCTTGGCGCTAAAGTCGCTATAACTGGATCGAATGGAACAGGGAAAACGTCCTTGTTAAAAATGATATCAGAACGTGCTGATGGATTAACCATATCTCCAAAAGCTGAAATTGGCTACTTTACACAAACAGGATATAAATTTAACACGCATAAATCTGTGCTCTCCTTTATGCAGGAAGAGTGCGAGTACACAGTTGCGGAAATTCGTGCAGTATTGGCTTCAATGGGGATCGGAGCGAATGATATTCAAAAAAACTTATCCGACTTATCGGGAGGTGAAATCATCAAACTGCTTTTATCCAAAATGCTTTTAGGAAAATATAATATTTTGCTTATGGATGAACCAGGAAACTATCTTGACCTAAAAAGTATTGCCGCATTAGAAACAATGATGAAGTCCTATGCAGGAACTATTATCTTCGTATCTCATGACAAGCAATTGGTCGATAATATTGCTGACATTATCTACGAGATCAAAGACCACAAAATCATCAAGACTTTTGAGAGAGATTGTTAA
- a CDS encoding addiction module antidote protein: MAIKLRKWDSAEHLKTEDDMQAYLQACIEESNGDAAFIAKALGNIAKAKGMAQLSRDTGLGRESLYKALSGDVNPSFDTVIKVVKALNLRLAI; the protein is encoded by the coding sequence ATGGCTATTAAACTTCGCAAATGGGACAGTGCTGAGCATCTTAAAACAGAGGATGATATGCAGGCTTACTTACAAGCATGTATTGAAGAATCTAATGGCGATGCCGCATTCATTGCAAAGGCTTTAGGTAACATTGCAAAAGCTAAAGGAATGGCTCAATTATCACGAGATACAGGCTTAGGCCGAGAAAGTCTTTATAAAGCACTTTCTGGTGATGTTAACCCTAGTTTTGATACTGTGATTAAAGTTGTAAAAGCACTGAATTTACGCTTAGCAATTTAA
- a CDS encoding type II toxin-antitoxin system RelE/ParE family toxin: MYSIYTTEVFDDWFTKLKDQQAKRRIQVRIDRVEDGNFGDTEPVGEGVSELRFFFGPGYRIYYCKQGQRVVILLAGGDKSTQSKDIKLALQLAQDLEEEL, encoded by the coding sequence ATGTACTCAATATATACCACTGAAGTCTTTGATGACTGGTTCACCAAGTTAAAAGACCAGCAGGCAAAAAGACGCATACAAGTCCGAATTGATCGGGTTGAAGATGGAAACTTTGGAGATACTGAGCCGGTCGGTGAAGGTGTTTCTGAATTACGTTTCTTCTTTGGGCCAGGCTATAGGATTTATTACTGCAAGCAAGGGCAAAGGGTTGTTATTCTTTTAGCAGGCGGAGATAAGTCTACGCAAAGTAAAGATATAAAACTTGCCCTGCAATTGGCACAAGATTTAGAGGAGGAGCTATAA
- a CDS encoding BrnA antitoxin family protein, with translation MSMVRYSRKELNEKFGEKQDAEIQRLLAKGTVPDDQLDLSDIPEITDWSSAVRQNQFYRPVKQQTSIRLDADVLAWFKAQGKGYQTRMNEILRDAMLKELKNHQ, from the coding sequence ATGAGCATGGTTAGATACTCACGCAAAGAGCTGAATGAGAAATTTGGTGAGAAGCAAGATGCTGAAATTCAACGCTTGCTTGCTAAAGGCACGGTTCCTGATGATCAGCTAGATCTATCAGATATTCCTGAAATTACCGATTGGAGCAGTGCTGTACGCCAAAATCAATTTTACCGCCCAGTGAAGCAACAAACTTCAATTCGGTTAGATGCTGATGTACTTGCTTGGTTCAAAGCACAAGGCAAAGGTTATCAAACACGAATGAATGAAATTTTACGGGATGCTATGCTGAAAGAATTAAAAAATCATCAATAA
- a CDS encoding BrnT family toxin translates to MEQYFEWDEAKNRKNQKKHDISFETASLVFEDPLRISIQDRHTDGEERWQTIGRVKGVLMLLVAHTIFDEDDCEIIRIISARQVTKAERNKYEHG, encoded by the coding sequence ATGGAACAGTATTTTGAATGGGATGAGGCTAAGAATCGAAAGAATCAGAAAAAGCATGATATCTCTTTCGAAACTGCAAGCCTTGTTTTTGAAGATCCATTACGGATCTCAATCCAAGACAGACATACCGATGGTGAAGAACGTTGGCAAACCATTGGACGAGTTAAAGGCGTACTAATGTTATTGGTGGCTCACACCATTTTTGATGAAGATGACTGTGAAATCATACGAATCATTAGTGCAAGGCAAGTGACTAAAGCGGAGCGAAACAAATATGAGCATGGTTAG
- a CDS encoding LysE family translocator: METILAFCAFSFVASITPGPTNFLILSTSHQFSIKKTLGLIFGGSIGAASLVLITGLGIGTTLNEYPKIQLILSFTGGIWLSYIGWKIFNYRPDLESKIQNQNKKNGFFTGFFLQFINPKSWLMAIAVITVYTAQLANYYQSLILFSFIFMLISLPCLFIWAYLGKITKKILSTAHHMVLFNRVLGTVLLISVWYPILHAI, encoded by the coding sequence TTGGAAACGATTTTAGCTTTTTGTGCCTTTTCTTTTGTTGCATCAATTACTCCTGGACCAACCAATTTCCTTATTCTTAGTACAAGTCATCAATTTAGTATTAAAAAAACATTAGGCTTAATCTTCGGTGGAAGTATTGGTGCTGCATCATTAGTCTTAATTACAGGACTTGGAATTGGTACAACACTCAATGAATACCCCAAGATTCAATTAATATTAAGTTTCACTGGCGGCATTTGGTTAAGCTATATTGGATGGAAAATTTTTAATTATAGACCTGATCTAGAATCTAAAATCCAAAATCAAAATAAGAAAAATGGTTTTTTTACAGGCTTCTTTTTACAGTTTATCAACCCTAAAAGCTGGTTGATGGCTATTGCTGTTATTACTGTTTATACAGCACAACTAGCTAACTACTATCAGTCACTCATTCTATTTTCATTCATCTTTATGCTGATTTCTCTACCTTGTTTATTTATTTGGGCTTATTTAGGAAAAATCACAAAAAAAATACTTTCTACAGCTCATCATATGGTGCTCTTTAATCGAGTATTAGGTACTGTTTTACTTATTTCAGTATGGTATCCAATATTGCATGCTATTTAA
- a CDS encoding IS3-like element ISAba14 family transposase (programmed frameshift): MARRPRRNHSNDFKAKVALAAIKAEKTLAELSAEFDVHQNQIIDWKNQLISASSQAFDQSKAPTEPPIDLKKLHAKIGEQALEIGFFRRCVEETGPLQPQKLIDDSLQISVSKQAKLLKVSRGCYYYRPKPVSASDLKLMRCIDELHMQYPFAGSRMMRDLLNRQGHHIGRRHTRTLMKKMGIQALYCKPNLSQANQAHRKYPYLLKGLAIQRSNQVWSTDITYIPMAKGFVYLCAVIDWHSRKVLAHRVSISMEVDFCISALNEAIEKYGRPEIFNTDQGSQFTSDAFIDVLKSNGIQISMDGKGRWVDNVMVERLWRSVKYEEVYLKAYSSVTDAKKQLSAYFEFYNLKRPHSSLDKMTPNEFYYDQLPQQNKVA, from the exons ATGGCACGTAGACCAAGAAGAAATCATTCAAATGATTTTAAAGCTAAGGTAGCACTTGCTGCGATTAAAGCAGAAAAAACACTTGCTGAATTGAGTGCTGAGTTTGATGTTCATCAAAACCAAATTATTGACTGGAAAAATCAATTGATCTCAGCTTCCTCGCAAGCTTTCGATCAATCAAAAGCTCCAACAGAACCACCCATCGATCTAAAAAAACTACATGCAAAAATCGGTGAGCAGGCATTAGAAATTG GATTTTTTAGAAGGTGTGTTGAAGAAACTGGGCCGCTTCAACCACAAAAGTTAATCGACGACTCACTTCAGATTTCAGTATCTAAGCAAGCTAAGCTGCTGAAAGTCTCCCGTGGTTGTTATTACTATCGCCCAAAACCTGTGAGTGCATCAGATCTGAAGCTGATGCGATGTATTGATGAATTACATATGCAATATCCTTTTGCAGGCAGTCGTATGATGCGTGATTTGTTGAATCGTCAAGGACATCATATAGGACGACGTCATACACGTACTTTAATGAAGAAAATGGGTATTCAGGCGTTATATTGCAAACCAAATTTAAGCCAGGCTAATCAAGCTCACCGTAAATATCCATATCTGCTCAAAGGGTTGGCTATTCAGCGCAGTAATCAAGTGTGGTCTACGGATATAACGTATATCCCTATGGCAAAAGGCTTTGTTTATTTATGTGCTGTGATTGATTGGCATAGCCGCAAGGTACTTGCGCATAGGGTATCGATTAGTATGGAGGTGGATTTTTGTATTTCGGCTTTAAATGAAGCGATTGAAAAATATGGTCGACCTGAAATATTTAATACAGACCAAGGCAGCCAGTTTACCAGTGATGCATTTATTGATGTATTGAAATCAAATGGCATTCAAATCAGTATGGATGGTAAAGGTCGATGGGTAGATAATGTGATGGTTGAACGATTATGGCGGAGCGTTAAATATGAAGAGGTGTATCTCAAAGCTTATAGCAGTGTCACAGATGCGAAAAAGCAATTAAGTGCATATTTTGAGTTTTATAATTTGAAACGACCTCATTCGAGTCTAGACAAAATGACACCAAATGAGTTTTACTATGATCAGCTACCCCAACAAAACAAGGTGGCTTAA
- a CDS encoding AraC family transcriptional regulator, with the protein MSNWVNVTQDKSTGIELIHAHFKGFAYDPHLHSSYLIGVTELGHQQFNCRKKIIDSYQGQTFMLEPEEVHDGNAPDPLGFTYKMMHLDPAWLKKSYEGIFNEPIELAIESTLRSDPQLSHLILSTYNILNNNESQLMKDTYLDLLLENLVNKKILYKREKSIQTLPNIALKLKEILHESLFHDLDLQTLSTLVKTDRFYINRVFKKNFNCSPHQYLIQLRLNKAKELLRKGLSATTVASYLCFSDQSHLGRWFKRCYGITLNQYQKACTNVLDIS; encoded by the coding sequence ATGAGCAATTGGGTCAATGTCACACAGGATAAGTCTACAGGTATAGAACTAATTCATGCCCACTTCAAAGGCTTTGCATACGATCCTCATCTACACTCAAGTTATCTTATAGGGGTAACAGAGTTAGGACATCAACAATTCAATTGTAGAAAAAAAATTATTGATAGCTATCAAGGTCAAACTTTCATGCTTGAACCTGAAGAAGTTCATGATGGTAATGCACCAGATCCTCTCGGCTTCACTTATAAAATGATGCATTTAGATCCAGCATGGTTAAAAAAAAGCTATGAAGGAATATTTAATGAGCCTATCGAACTTGCTATCGAATCAACCCTACGTTCTGATCCTCAACTTTCACATTTGATACTTTCAACCTACAATATATTGAATAACAATGAATCTCAATTGATGAAAGATACGTATTTAGATCTTTTATTAGAAAACTTAGTAAATAAAAAAATTTTATATAAACGTGAAAAGTCTATCCAGACATTACCTAATATTGCATTAAAGCTAAAAGAAATTTTACATGAAAGTCTCTTTCATGATTTAGACTTACAAACACTCTCAACATTGGTGAAAACAGATCGTTTTTATATTAACCGTGTATTTAAAAAAAACTTTAACTGTTCTCCACATCAATATCTGATCCAACTCCGTTTAAATAAGGCAAAAGAATTGTTAAGAAAAGGATTATCAGCAACAACTGTTGCTTCATATCTTTGTTTTTCTGATCAAAGTCATCTAGGTCGATGGTTTAAACGTTGTTATGGCATAACATTGAATCAATATCAAAAAGCGTGCACAAATGTTCTAGATATATCTTGA
- a CDS encoding carbapenem-hydrolyzing class D beta-lactamase OXA-58, which produces MKLLKILSLVCLSISIGACAEHSMSRAKTSTIPQVNNSIIDQNVQALFNEISADAVFVTYDGQNIKKYGTHLDRAKTAYIPASTFKIANALIGLENHKATSTEIFKWDGKPRFFKAWDKDFTLGEAMQASTVPVYQELARRIGPSLMQSELQRIGYGNMQIGTEVDQFWLKGPLTITPIQEVKFVYDLAQGQLPFKPEVQQQVKEMLYVERRGENRLYAKSGWGMAVDPQVGWYVGFVEKADGQVVAFALNMQMKAGDDIALRKQLSLDVLDKLGVFHYL; this is translated from the coding sequence ATGAAATTATTAAAAATATTGAGTTTAGTTTGCTTAAGCATAAGTATTGGGGCTTGTGCTGAGCATAGTATGAGTCGAGCAAAAACAAGTACAATTCCACAAGTGAATAACTCAATCATCGATCAGAATGTTCAAGCGCTTTTTAATGAAATCTCAGCTGATGCTGTGTTTGTCACATATGATGGTCAAAATATTAAAAAATATGGCACGCATTTAGACCGAGCAAAAACAGCTTATATTCCTGCATCTACATTTAAAATTGCCAATGCACTAATTGGTTTAGAAAATCATAAAGCAACATCTACAGAAATATTTAAGTGGGATGGAAAGCCACGTTTTTTTAAAGCATGGGACAAAGATTTTACTTTGGGCGAAGCCATGCAAGCATCTACAGTGCCTGTATATCAAGAATTGGCACGTCGTATTGGTCCAAGCTTAATGCAAAGTGAATTGCAACGTATTGGTTATGGCAATATGCAAATAGGCACGGAAGTTGATCAATTTTGGTTGAAAGGGCCTTTGACAATTACACCTATACAAGAAGTAAAGTTTGTGTATGATTTAGCCCAAGGGCAATTGCCTTTTAAACCTGAAGTTCAGCAACAAGTGAAAGAGATGTTGTATGTAGAGCGCAGAGGGGAGAATCGTCTATATGCTAAAAGTGGCTGGGGAATGGCTGTAGACCCGCAAGTGGGTTGGTATGTGGGTTTTGTTGAAAAGGCAGATGGGCAAGTGGTGGCATTTGCTTTAAATATGCAAATGAAAGCTGGTGATGATATTGCTCTACGTAAACAATTGTCTTTAGATGTGCTAGATAAGTTGGGTGTTTTTCATTATTTATAA